A single Aminobacterium mobile DSM 12262 DNA region contains:
- the amrS gene encoding AmmeMemoRadiSam system radical SAM enzyme — translation MTYQALWWHKEGERIICDLCPHRCSLKKGQKGLCGVRIHRGEAGLFSLNYGLVSSMALDPVEKKPLYHWNPGTEIFSIGSIGCNMHCPFCQNWEISTCSSTVPLTYIPSSDLLRLVRKEQVRSVAFTYNEPLIWYEYVMDTAQILKKEGIPVVLVSNGMINEAPLKDLLPYVDAANIDVKAFDEETYRFMGGNLNTVKQTVETMITAGIHVELTSLIVTGIHKDTLWIESLAKWAASLSPSMVLHISRYFPCYKWNEKPTPITMLREAKSRAEKHLHFVYLGNVTETVFTLCPSCKATILERRGYNTYIQAMDREGRCAKCGFPIVTLTGNED, via the coding sequence ATGACGTATCAAGCTTTATGGTGGCACAAAGAAGGGGAGAGAATTATTTGTGATCTCTGCCCTCACAGGTGCTCTTTAAAAAAAGGACAAAAAGGATTATGCGGCGTACGCATCCATCGAGGAGAGGCTGGACTTTTTAGCTTAAATTATGGTCTTGTTTCTTCCATGGCTCTTGACCCAGTAGAAAAAAAACCTCTTTATCATTGGAATCCAGGAACCGAAATTTTTTCTATAGGGAGTATTGGTTGCAATATGCATTGCCCTTTCTGTCAAAATTGGGAGATATCTACATGTTCTTCAACGGTCCCCTTAACCTACATTCCTTCGTCTGACCTTCTTCGTCTTGTTCGTAAAGAGCAGGTTCGTTCTGTGGCATTTACATATAATGAGCCTCTCATTTGGTATGAATATGTGATGGATACAGCCCAAATACTGAAAAAAGAAGGGATTCCTGTAGTCTTGGTCTCTAATGGTATGATAAACGAGGCGCCATTAAAAGATCTTTTGCCGTATGTAGATGCTGCCAACATTGATGTGAAGGCCTTTGACGAGGAAACATATCGATTTATGGGAGGAAATCTTAACACTGTTAAACAAACAGTAGAGACAATGATTACAGCAGGAATACATGTAGAATTAACAAGCCTTATTGTTACGGGAATTCATAAAGATACCCTTTGGATTGAATCATTGGCGAAGTGGGCAGCGTCTCTTTCCCCTTCCATGGTTCTTCATATATCTCGATATTTTCCATGCTATAAATGGAATGAAAAGCCCACTCCCATCACTATGCTGAGAGAGGCCAAGAGTCGGGCAGAAAAGCATTTGCATTTCGTTTATTTAGGAAATGTAACAGAAACAGTTTTTACTCTCTGTCCTTCATGTAAAGCAACAATATTGGAGCGTCGAGGATACAATACATATATTCAAGCTATGGATAGAGAAGGTCGTTGTGCTAAATGCGGCTTCCCCATAGTTACTCTTACTGGAAATGAGGATTAA
- the mltG gene encoding endolytic transglycosylase MltG, translating to MKKFIDILLLICSLGYFLLLCMIPTSWWNSQFPFGVGEPLPALVLPGQNAKEIADAFYKAGIVTNPLELRGWMARLGIDRTLKTGMYMIKKGTSWEVAQQLKEAVPSQEKVTIVPGSDLFSIKNAFPDMTEDEVSTLLQNTAIFPLDLQPLLPLAPETRVAFLLPDTYYVPEKKLEYVLKAGFTLWWKHFDTKIQNLSPHELLETAILASLVEREAKIDEERPLIAGIIKNRVAQNMPLQVDATIVYAWKREGENLSRVLFKHLEVDSPYNTYKKLGLPPTAICIPSIASWEAALKPAQTEYLYYVAGKDGQHFFATTYQGHLLNIRKIRGAQH from the coding sequence GTGAAAAAATTTATAGATATTCTTCTTCTTATCTGTTCCCTAGGTTACTTTCTTTTGCTTTGCATGATCCCCACGTCATGGTGGAATTCTCAATTTCCTTTTGGAGTAGGAGAGCCTCTACCAGCCCTTGTTTTGCCTGGACAAAATGCAAAAGAGATTGCTGATGCCTTTTATAAGGCAGGCATTGTTACAAACCCCTTAGAGTTACGTGGATGGATGGCACGTTTAGGTATTGACAGAACCCTTAAGACTGGCATGTACATGATTAAAAAGGGGACTTCTTGGGAGGTAGCGCAACAACTGAAAGAAGCCGTTCCTTCTCAAGAAAAAGTGACAATAGTTCCAGGTTCTGATCTTTTCTCTATAAAAAATGCTTTTCCCGACATGACTGAAGACGAGGTATCTACTCTCCTTCAGAATACGGCTATATTCCCTCTCGATCTTCAGCCTCTCTTGCCTCTTGCTCCAGAAACACGCGTAGCATTTTTGCTTCCAGATACATATTACGTACCTGAAAAGAAACTGGAATATGTTTTAAAAGCAGGATTCACACTCTGGTGGAAACACTTTGATACAAAAATACAAAACCTTTCGCCTCATGAATTATTGGAGACAGCTATTCTAGCCTCTCTCGTAGAAAGAGAGGCTAAAATAGACGAGGAACGTCCCCTTATCGCAGGAATTATAAAGAATAGAGTAGCCCAAAATATGCCTCTCCAAGTAGATGCAACAATAGTTTACGCATGGAAAAGGGAGGGAGAAAACCTTTCGAGGGTTCTTTTCAAACATCTAGAAGTAGATTCTCCCTACAATACATACAAAAAGCTGGGGCTACCGCCTACAGCTATCTGCATCCCCTCCATTGCATCATGGGAGGCCGCCTTAAAACCAGCTCAAACAGAGTATCTGTATTATGTAGCAGGGAAAGATGGTCAACATTTTTTTGCCACTACGTATCAAGGACATTTGCTGAACATTCGAAAAATTAGAGGTGCCCAACATTGA
- a CDS encoding TldD/PmbA family protein translates to MDLAIFKRAFDSLRRYKIDFADLYFESSAAHSISFEDGALEEISSSLREGVGARVVREDVTSYSHTPGVAVTNGLSALRESARNIGIPLSWENEGDFQRRIIKQTAFVAPPETQFLRDIDRKIREASPYVSQVSINYSLSLKNIIIINQEENLFRENRPYTSFSVEVTVEKNGQIQTGYENAARLEVPNIFWGKYTPWILANQALKQALLMLDAPDCPAGTMPVILSGEAGGTLVHEACGHGLEADIIQKDFSVYRNKIGHKVASPLVTMIDDGTLPGLFGSYTIDDEGVPAQRTVLIEEGVLKGFLTDKISAAKEGLPLSGNGRRDSYRNPPIPRMSNTFILPGDSNEEAMIQSVDYGLYVKKMGGGEVNPTSGDFVFYVTEGYFIRNGSIAHPVKGALLTGNGPQALMDISAVGDNLLYLPGMCGKAGQSVPVTDGQPALLIKKLIVGGNVTDHESL, encoded by the coding sequence ATGGATTTAGCCATTTTTAAGCGAGCGTTCGATTCGCTTCGTCGTTACAAAATAGATTTTGCGGACCTTTACTTTGAATCATCTGCTGCTCACAGCATTTCTTTTGAAGATGGGGCTTTAGAAGAAATAAGTTCTTCCCTTCGAGAAGGAGTAGGCGCTCGGGTGGTAAGGGAGGACGTCACGTCTTATTCACACACTCCAGGTGTTGCTGTAACAAACGGCCTCTCTGCTCTTCGAGAAAGTGCCCGTAATATAGGAATCCCCTTATCTTGGGAAAATGAAGGAGACTTTCAGCGCCGAATTATAAAGCAAACAGCCTTCGTGGCTCCTCCAGAGACACAATTTCTTCGAGATATAGATAGAAAAATACGAGAGGCTAGCCCCTATGTATCGCAAGTTTCTATTAATTACTCTCTTTCCTTAAAAAACATCATCATTATCAATCAAGAGGAAAACTTATTTCGAGAAAATCGTCCGTACACAAGCTTCAGCGTAGAGGTTACCGTGGAAAAAAATGGACAAATTCAAACGGGGTATGAAAATGCAGCCCGACTAGAGGTACCCAATATTTTCTGGGGAAAATATACTCCGTGGATCCTGGCCAATCAGGCTCTAAAACAAGCTCTTCTCATGCTTGACGCGCCAGATTGTCCAGCCGGAACTATGCCAGTTATACTTTCTGGAGAAGCAGGAGGAACTCTCGTACATGAAGCATGTGGACATGGACTTGAAGCAGATATTATACAGAAAGACTTTTCTGTTTACCGTAATAAAATAGGGCATAAAGTCGCAAGTCCTTTGGTAACCATGATAGATGATGGGACCCTCCCAGGTCTTTTCGGCAGCTATACAATAGATGATGAAGGGGTTCCAGCACAGAGAACTGTCCTTATTGAAGAGGGGGTTCTAAAAGGCTTTTTAACTGATAAAATTTCAGCTGCAAAGGAAGGATTGCCCCTCTCTGGCAACGGAAGGAGGGACTCGTATAGGAATCCTCCTATTCCGCGGATGAGCAATACCTTTATATTGCCAGGAGATAGCAATGAAGAGGCGATGATACAAAGTGTTGATTACGGCCTTTATGTAAAAAAAATGGGTGGTGGAGAAGTAAACCCAACTTCCGGGGATTTTGTCTTCTATGTCACCGAGGGATATTTCATCCGAAACGGCTCTATCGCTCACCCAGTAAAGGGTGCTTTGCTCACAGGGAACGGGCCTCAAGCACTAATGGATATTAGTGCTGTTGGGGATAATCTCCTCTATTTACCTGGAATGTGCGGGAAAGCAGGTCAATCAGTTCCCGTCACTGATGGACAACCAGCTTTGCTTATAAAAAAACTCATAGTTGGAGGCAACGTGACAGACCATGAGTCTCTTTAA
- a CDS encoding FtsK/SpoIIIE family DNA translocase, with the protein MSLFKRKKKRGRPKQNKGILFSKPRRTEEELKELKEIREGRIRRLFTWVRLFFFFLFLAIVYAIASLFSFWTGRVGVEIQTSLTTRAGGAVLIVLLFMGYICFSILLRRRIYRILAQTLATLFLFTSAALVLGLFSRFVLQPHWTLLKPGFFGQNLAQFFMVNVGFFGTTLFCIASILTSLVLYGIISTQNILTAWEAMSLKIKGFHRKKLLESKEDTSISRATLAAEKTENMCDQQTNPKTISADEILETSEENSKSEVKHQIIQEREIVEKQEGEEEGEEPSLKSVFQESRAEEAPARIIMDETDSTGAEGETMPEINLPTPEKGEEESIVEGVFPPPLDLFGTPEPAFQDRGEEKAKEQSEAIISTLADFDVQAELAEIVIGPTVIQFQIQLAPGIKVSKIAGLANDLAVALAVPALRVEAPIPGKPYVGIEIPNPKRRGVSLRKVLDSQAFEQADYALPLPMGVRVDSRPLIIGLEDLPHLLVAGTTGSGKSVFVNSCIAGLCYCRRPEELRFLMIDPKRVELSIYEHLPHILAKPVVSPKKAIQALAWAVREMEHRYDIFARARVRNLAGYNEKVLPKDKLPHIVIVVDELADLMFTAQKEVEDYICRLAQMARATGIHLMLATQRPSVNVVTGLIKANIPARVAFTLPSQADSRTIIDVSGAEKLLGKGDMLFVSPRYPRPVRLQSPFIEDGKSMEIVTYMKNLFGEPEYIDIEEQGESRGNGVDAAFTDDPLLEEAMQIVLDTGIASASRLQRQLRIGFTRAARLIDTMEQLGIVGPPDGSKPREILVDETRAQEIMDEHVE; encoded by the coding sequence ATGAGTCTCTTTAAACGTAAAAAGAAACGTGGACGCCCTAAACAGAATAAAGGTATTCTTTTTTCCAAACCACGACGCACGGAAGAAGAACTCAAAGAACTCAAAGAAATCAGAGAAGGAAGAATCCGTCGCCTTTTTACGTGGGTTCGTTTGTTTTTCTTCTTCTTGTTTTTAGCTATTGTTTATGCCATTGCATCCCTTTTCTCTTTTTGGACAGGTCGAGTAGGGGTGGAAATTCAAACATCTTTAACAACTAGAGCAGGGGGAGCAGTGCTTATTGTACTTCTCTTCATGGGATATATATGTTTTTCGATTCTTCTCCGACGGAGAATATATCGAATTCTAGCACAAACGCTAGCTACCTTGTTTCTATTTACGAGCGCAGCTCTCGTTCTAGGCCTTTTTTCCCGATTTGTACTCCAGCCCCATTGGACACTACTCAAGCCAGGGTTCTTTGGACAAAATCTAGCTCAGTTTTTTATGGTAAATGTGGGATTCTTTGGCACGACGCTGTTTTGTATAGCGAGCATCTTAACGTCCCTGGTTTTATATGGCATTATCAGTACTCAAAATATTTTAACCGCTTGGGAGGCTATGTCTTTAAAAATCAAGGGATTTCATCGTAAGAAACTATTGGAATCTAAAGAAGACACTTCCATTTCCAGAGCAACATTAGCAGCAGAAAAGACTGAAAACATGTGTGACCAACAAACAAATCCTAAAACAATATCCGCGGATGAAATATTAGAAACATCTGAAGAAAATTCCAAGTCAGAGGTGAAGCACCAAATAATACAAGAAAGGGAAATCGTGGAAAAGCAGGAAGGGGAAGAAGAGGGAGAAGAACCTTCTCTTAAATCTGTTTTTCAGGAAAGTCGGGCCGAAGAAGCGCCAGCTCGTATTATTATGGACGAAACAGATTCCACAGGTGCTGAAGGAGAAACTATGCCAGAAATAAATCTTCCTACACCAGAAAAAGGAGAGGAAGAGAGTATCGTCGAGGGAGTTTTCCCGCCGCCACTTGATCTTTTTGGAACCCCTGAACCGGCATTTCAAGACAGGGGAGAAGAAAAAGCAAAAGAACAAAGTGAAGCGATTATCTCCACCCTAGCCGATTTTGACGTACAAGCTGAATTAGCAGAAATAGTCATAGGCCCTACTGTTATACAATTCCAAATACAACTTGCACCTGGTATAAAAGTAAGCAAAATAGCAGGTTTGGCCAATGATTTAGCTGTAGCTTTAGCTGTTCCTGCTCTACGTGTAGAAGCACCAATTCCAGGGAAACCCTATGTTGGGATAGAGATACCCAACCCCAAAAGACGAGGGGTTTCTCTTCGGAAGGTACTTGATTCTCAGGCCTTTGAGCAAGCCGATTATGCCCTTCCTCTCCCCATGGGAGTTCGAGTGGACTCCCGCCCTCTTATTATAGGGTTAGAAGATTTGCCTCATCTTCTAGTGGCTGGAACTACTGGATCAGGGAAGAGTGTTTTCGTCAATAGTTGCATAGCCGGACTTTGTTACTGTCGACGTCCCGAAGAGCTTCGCTTTCTCATGATAGACCCTAAGCGAGTAGAGCTTAGTATATATGAGCACTTGCCTCATATATTAGCCAAGCCAGTAGTCTCTCCTAAAAAAGCAATTCAGGCTTTGGCGTGGGCTGTTCGGGAAATGGAACATCGTTACGATATTTTTGCTCGCGCAAGAGTTCGTAATTTGGCTGGCTACAACGAGAAGGTGCTGCCCAAAGATAAATTACCTCACATCGTCATAGTAGTTGATGAGTTGGCAGATCTTATGTTTACGGCTCAAAAAGAAGTGGAAGACTACATTTGTCGTTTGGCACAAATGGCGCGGGCGACGGGAATACACTTAATGTTGGCTACACAGCGCCCGTCAGTCAATGTAGTAACAGGTCTGATTAAAGCTAATATACCGGCTCGCGTAGCCTTCACACTTCCTTCTCAAGCAGATTCTAGAACTATCATCGATGTGTCAGGAGCAGAAAAGCTGCTTGGGAAGGGAGACATGCTTTTTGTAAGTCCTCGATATCCCAGGCCTGTGCGACTTCAGTCTCCATTTATAGAGGACGGTAAGTCCATGGAAATTGTAACCTACATGAAGAATCTTTTTGGTGAACCTGAATATATTGATATAGAGGAACAGGGAGAGAGTCGCGGGAATGGAGTAGATGCTGCTTTTACAGATGACCCCCTCTTAGAAGAAGCCATGCAGATTGTCCTTGATACAGGTATAGCATCTGCAAGTCGCTTGCAACGTCAGCTACGCATCGGTTTTACTCGTGCTGCTCGTCTTATAGATACAATGGAGCAACTTGGCATTGTAGGTCCTCCTGACGGATCAAAACCACGAGAAATACTTGTCGATGAAACTCGAGCGCAGGAGATTATGGATGAACACGTGGAATAA
- a CDS encoding thiamine diphosphokinase — MNTWNKTLSIGSWEFISSRSIRDTSVLLVAGGRAPASSWFSAIARSFRHIWCADSGLEVCRQSDIIPEYIVGDEDSSSSESLKWALQKKVQIKKYPVDKDYTDLQLALKHIGEAFPHAEVLLTGCWGGRVDHTWSNIFSAIWAEKEWGLRVVCLCDDKEALFILDGPEQIQINFHTPLPQTVSLLALEETCENVSIHGTRWELEKTTLHLFRPYSISNRLANDGGKSIEVEVDKGRLAVYLYWAE, encoded by the coding sequence ATGAACACGTGGAATAAAACTCTCTCCATTGGATCATGGGAGTTTATATCGAGTAGATCAATACGAGATACGTCGGTTTTACTTGTAGCAGGTGGAAGAGCTCCTGCCTCATCTTGGTTTTCTGCTATAGCTCGATCTTTTCGGCACATATGGTGTGCTGATTCTGGTTTAGAAGTGTGCAGACAATCAGACATCATCCCAGAATACATTGTTGGAGATGAAGACAGTAGTTCCTCAGAGAGTTTAAAATGGGCTCTACAGAAAAAAGTGCAGATAAAAAAATACCCAGTAGATAAGGATTATACTGACCTCCAACTAGCATTAAAACACATTGGAGAGGCTTTTCCTCACGCTGAAGTTCTGCTTACGGGGTGTTGGGGAGGCCGGGTAGATCATACATGGAGCAATATTTTTTCAGCTATTTGGGCAGAAAAGGAATGGGGGCTTCGAGTTGTATGTCTCTGCGATGATAAAGAGGCCCTTTTTATTCTAGACGGGCCAGAACAGATACAAATTAATTTTCATACACCATTACCTCAAACAGTGTCTCTTTTGGCCCTCGAAGAAACGTGCGAAAATGTGAGTATTCATGGGACACGTTGGGAACTTGAAAAAACGACTCTTCACTTATTCCGCCCATACTCTATAAGCAACCGCCTTGCAAACGATGGGGGTAAAAGTATTGAAGTCGAAGTAGACAAGGGAAGACTTGCAGTGTATCTTTACTGGGCAGAATAA
- the rpmB gene encoding 50S ribosomal protein L28 yields the protein MARVCDCCGRGPVTGNAVSHSNRHTRRRWLINLQNVKVDLGAGETRRMKICTRCLKSGKVKRAV from the coding sequence ATGGCTAGAGTTTGTGATTGCTGCGGCCGTGGCCCTGTTACCGGGAATGCTGTCAGCCACTCGAATCGTCATACACGGAGACGTTGGCTCATTAATTTACAGAATGTCAAGGTGGATCTAGGTGCTGGTGAGACTCGACGCATGAAGATTTGCACTAGATGTCTAAAATCCGGCAAAGTCAAGCGGGCTGTATAA
- a CDS encoding exodeoxyribonuclease VII small subunit: MNFSEKLEALQDIIHKLEKEELPLEEALELFERGVSLVKECQAYLTQAEQKITLLTNSGEEIPTGEISSGENNHV; the protein is encoded by the coding sequence TTGAACTTTAGCGAGAAACTTGAAGCACTGCAGGATATTATTCATAAACTAGAAAAAGAGGAACTCCCCTTAGAGGAAGCTTTGGAACTTTTCGAGCGAGGCGTGTCCCTCGTAAAAGAGTGTCAAGCTTATTTGACCCAGGCAGAACAGAAAATAACCCTTCTGACAAATTCTGGAGAAGAAATTCCAACTGGAGAGATATCATCGGGGGAAAATAACCATGTCTAA
- a CDS encoding polyprenyl synthetase family protein → MSNFIREELEKERKWIDTQLSLVCSQKPKNIPSRLWESMVYSLMAGGKRLRPILCIKTAETMGADRKEILPMALAFEMIHTASLIHDDLPAMDNDSLRRGKPTNHIIFGETLAILAGDALLAWGFEYPLFHLNRENIPAERIIKAFSIFSQAIGPSGICGGQVLDTDLQSYQDNADFVLRIARQKTAILIQSSVTVGAILAGAPALVVDAFEKYGEHLGLAFQIVDDILDVTATAKVLGKTPGKDAQQEKNTFVTVWGIAEARRRALEESERARDALNLIDMPTSFFQDLAIFLSERSC, encoded by the coding sequence ATGTCTAATTTCATCAGAGAAGAACTTGAGAAGGAAAGGAAATGGATCGATACGCAACTTTCCCTCGTGTGCTCTCAAAAACCCAAAAATATTCCATCGCGTCTTTGGGAATCCATGGTATATTCTCTCATGGCTGGAGGGAAACGACTCCGTCCAATTCTTTGCATTAAAACCGCAGAAACCATGGGAGCAGATCGGAAGGAAATACTCCCCATGGCGTTGGCTTTCGAGATGATTCATACGGCTTCCCTTATCCATGATGACTTACCTGCTATGGATAATGATTCTTTGCGCCGTGGTAAACCCACAAACCACATTATCTTTGGAGAAACTCTGGCCATATTGGCAGGTGATGCATTGCTTGCCTGGGGATTTGAATATCCACTTTTCCACCTTAACAGAGAAAACATCCCTGCAGAGCGAATTATAAAGGCTTTTTCCATATTCTCCCAAGCTATAGGGCCTTCTGGTATCTGTGGAGGACAAGTCCTGGACACCGATCTCCAGAGCTATCAAGATAATGCCGATTTCGTTCTCCGTATAGCGCGACAAAAAACAGCCATATTGATACAATCTTCTGTTACTGTAGGAGCTATCCTTGCCGGTGCTCCTGCTTTAGTTGTAGATGCTTTTGAAAAGTATGGAGAGCACTTAGGACTGGCCTTTCAGATTGTTGACGATATACTTGACGTTACCGCTACTGCAAAAGTTTTAGGCAAAACACCTGGAAAAGATGCCCAACAAGAAAAGAACACGTTCGTAACTGTTTGGGGCATAGCAGAAGCGCGTAGAAGGGCATTGGAAGAGAGTGAAAGGGCAAGAGATGCTCTTAACCTTATAGATATGCCTACCTCTTTTTTCCAAGACCTCGCCATCTTCCTTTCTGAAAGAAGTTGTTAA